Proteins from a single region of Nakamurella alba:
- the pheS gene encoding phenylalanine--tRNA ligase subunit alpha produces MSSALPLAPLDPTDAAAVDAAVTAALAAFAAATDLDQLKAARLAHAADKSPIALANRAIGALGKAEKAAAGKVVGSARGRINAACSTREAELVAERDAQVLVAERVDVTLPADRRPTGARHPISTMMTQIGDIFLGMGWEIAEGPELEPEWLNFDALNFPPDHPARAMQDTFYVAGRDGGAESGLVLRTHTSPVQVRSMLHREPPIYVICPGRVYRTDELDATHTPVFHQVEGLAIDKGLTMAHLKGTLDHFARAVFGPNSRTRLRPSFFPFTEPSAEMDVWFEGRKGGPGWVEWGGCGMVDPNVLIAGGIDPEVYTGFAFGMGIERTLQFRHDIADMRDLVEGDVRFTAAFSRPAAPAGTTTAGTTMTDSTTDTSKTEI; encoded by the coding sequence ATGTCCTCAGCACTGCCCCTCGCGCCGCTCGACCCCACGGACGCCGCGGCCGTCGACGCCGCCGTCACCGCCGCGCTGGCCGCCTTCGCCGCCGCCACCGACCTGGACCAGCTCAAGGCCGCTCGCCTCGCGCACGCCGCCGACAAGTCGCCCATCGCACTGGCCAACCGCGCCATCGGCGCGCTGGGCAAGGCGGAGAAGGCCGCGGCCGGCAAGGTCGTCGGCAGCGCCCGCGGCCGGATCAACGCCGCGTGCAGCACGCGCGAGGCCGAGCTGGTCGCGGAACGGGACGCCCAGGTGCTGGTGGCCGAACGGGTGGACGTGACCCTGCCCGCCGACCGCCGGCCGACCGGTGCCCGGCACCCGATCTCGACGATGATGACGCAGATCGGCGACATCTTCCTCGGCATGGGCTGGGAGATCGCCGAGGGCCCGGAGCTGGAGCCGGAGTGGCTGAACTTCGACGCGCTGAACTTCCCGCCGGACCACCCGGCCCGCGCCATGCAGGACACCTTCTACGTCGCCGGCCGCGACGGCGGTGCCGAGTCCGGCCTGGTGCTGCGCACGCACACCTCCCCGGTGCAGGTGCGCAGCATGCTGCACCGCGAGCCGCCGATCTACGTGATCTGCCCGGGCCGGGTGTACCGCACCGACGAGCTGGACGCCACCCACACCCCGGTGTTCCACCAGGTGGAAGGCCTGGCCATCGACAAGGGCCTGACCATGGCCCACCTGAAGGGCACCCTGGACCATTTCGCCCGGGCGGTGTTCGGCCCGAACTCGCGCACCCGGCTGCGCCCGTCGTTCTTCCCGTTCACCGAGCCGAGCGCCGAGATGGACGTCTGGTTCGAGGGCCGCAAGGGCGGTCCGGGCTGGGTCGAGTGGGGCGGCTGCGGGATGGTCGACCCCAACGTGCTGATCGCCGGTGGGATCGACCCGGAGGTCTACACCGGGTTCGCCTTCGGCATGGGCATCGAGCGCACGCTCCAGTTCCGCCACGACATCGCCGACATGCGCGACCTGGTGGAGGGTGACGTGCGGTTCACCGCCGCCTTCTCCCGGCCCGCCGCCCCGGCCGGCACCACCACCGCCGGCACCACCATGACCGACAGCACCACCGACACCAGCAAGACGGAGATCTGA
- a CDS encoding type II toxin-antitoxin system PemK/MazF family toxin, with product MPSPGHGGSDATVEVDPHRIGAVRMSYSPATDGAPDPGEIVWTWVPYEENDGRGKDRPVLVVAAETSGTVLAVQLTSKNHDGDSDFVPVGAGAWDGEHRPSWVAIDRVLRVHPAGMRREAAALPRAAYDRVAGALRERYGWR from the coding sequence CTGCCCTCGCCCGGCCACGGCGGGTCGGACGCCACGGTGGAGGTGGACCCGCACCGGATCGGCGCGGTGCGGATGAGCTACTCCCCCGCCACCGACGGCGCCCCGGACCCCGGCGAGATCGTCTGGACCTGGGTGCCCTACGAGGAGAACGACGGCCGCGGCAAGGACCGGCCGGTGCTGGTGGTCGCCGCCGAGACCTCGGGCACCGTCCTCGCCGTCCAGCTGACGAGCAAGAACCACGACGGGGACAGCGATTTCGTGCCGGTCGGAGCGGGCGCCTGGGACGGCGAGCACCGTCCCAGCTGGGTGGCCATCGACCGGGTGCTGCGGGTCCATCCCGCCGGCATGCGCCGCGAGGCCGCGGCGTTGCCGCGCGCCGCCTACGACCGGGTGGCCGGGGCGTTGCGGGAGCGGTACGGCTGGCGCTGA
- a CDS encoding PDR/VanB family oxidoreductase, which produces MRATHDEVDLRLTVAARRTGADGVVVLELRDPDGADLPWWSAGAHIDLNLPDGMIRQYSLCGDPSDRGVWRIGVLREPVGRGGSAYVHDHLGEGDIVDVRGPRNNFRLEDSPRYLFIAGGIGITPILAMARAADAAGADWSLHYGGRTRDSMAFTEELAALDAPEGRKVSLHPQDEVGLLNLAAILGDPRPGTKVYCCGPEPLLKAVESACAAWPSGTLHVERFAPKEQGAPVLSGSFEVELTQSGRVLTVPPDRSILEVVEEAGLHDLSSCREGTCGTCETPVLDGIVDHRDSILTDEERAANDTMFICVSRAACPRLVLDL; this is translated from the coding sequence GTGCGCGCCACGCATGACGAGGTGGACCTGCGGCTGACCGTGGCCGCGCGGCGTACCGGCGCGGACGGTGTGGTGGTGCTGGAGCTCCGCGATCCGGACGGCGCCGACCTGCCTTGGTGGTCGGCCGGTGCGCACATCGACCTGAACCTGCCGGACGGCATGATCCGGCAGTACTCCCTCTGCGGCGACCCGTCCGATCGTGGGGTGTGGCGGATCGGGGTGCTGCGGGAGCCGGTCGGTCGCGGTGGCTCGGCGTACGTCCATGACCACCTCGGCGAGGGCGACATCGTCGATGTGCGCGGTCCGCGGAACAACTTCCGGCTGGAGGACTCTCCCCGGTACCTCTTCATCGCCGGCGGGATCGGCATCACCCCGATCCTGGCCATGGCCCGCGCCGCGGACGCGGCCGGCGCAGACTGGTCCCTGCACTACGGCGGCCGCACCCGGGACTCGATGGCCTTCACCGAGGAGCTGGCCGCACTTGACGCACCCGAGGGTCGCAAGGTCAGCCTGCATCCGCAGGACGAGGTCGGGCTGCTGAACCTGGCAGCGATCCTCGGCGACCCGCGACCGGGTACGAAGGTGTACTGCTGCGGGCCGGAACCGCTGCTCAAGGCCGTGGAATCCGCCTGTGCCGCTTGGCCTTCCGGCACCTTGCACGTCGAACGGTTCGCCCCAAAGGAACAGGGCGCGCCGGTGCTGTCCGGCTCGTTCGAGGTGGAGCTGACGCAGTCGGGCCGGGTGCTGACGGTCCCGCCGGACCGGAGCATCCTCGAGGTGGTCGAGGAGGCGGGCCTGCACGATCTGTCGTCGTGCCGGGAAGGCACCTGCGGCACCTGCGAGACCCCGGTGCTGGACGGCATCGTCGATCACCGCGACTCGATCCTCACCGACGAGGAGCGCGCGGCCAACGACACCATGTTCATCTGTGTCTCCCGGGCCGCCTGCCCCCGGTTGGTGCTCGACCTCTGA
- a CDS encoding enoyl-CoA hydratase-related protein produces the protein METTEIRYQVADRIATITLDRPERRNAFTTTMAAELVAAFTAADADDEVRVVVVTGAGGAFCVGAELRPTGGTFDRPPDHAAARDTRGTIGGVRRDGGGTVSLAIAAMRKPVIAALNGSAVGVGLTMTLPMDIRIAADDGKYGFPFVRRGIAPEAASGWFLPRVVGIGQAMEWVATGRIFDAAEALRGGLFSRIVPPDQVLPVAYGIASDIAVNTSGVASGAARQLLWSMLGAASPWDSHRWESAALRELAAGPDVQEGVASFLERRPPRFAARLGPGGVAGVPRWPQPPADVDPPP, from the coding sequence ATGGAGACGACCGAGATCCGTTACCAGGTGGCCGATCGCATCGCGACGATCACCCTGGACCGCCCGGAGCGGCGCAACGCGTTCACCACGACGATGGCCGCCGAACTGGTGGCCGCCTTCACCGCCGCGGATGCCGACGACGAGGTGCGGGTGGTGGTGGTGACCGGGGCCGGCGGCGCGTTCTGCGTCGGCGCCGAGCTCCGGCCGACCGGGGGCACCTTCGACCGGCCACCGGACCACGCTGCTGCCCGGGACACCCGGGGGACCATCGGCGGCGTCCGCCGGGACGGCGGCGGGACGGTGTCGCTGGCCATCGCCGCGATGCGCAAGCCGGTCATCGCCGCGCTCAACGGTTCCGCGGTCGGCGTCGGCCTGACGATGACCCTGCCGATGGACATCCGGATCGCCGCGGACGACGGGAAGTACGGATTCCCCTTCGTCCGCCGGGGGATCGCGCCGGAGGCCGCCTCGGGCTGGTTCCTGCCCCGCGTCGTCGGGATCGGCCAGGCCATGGAATGGGTGGCCACCGGGCGGATCTTCGACGCGGCGGAGGCATTGCGCGGGGGGCTGTTCTCCCGGATCGTGCCTCCCGACCAGGTGTTGCCGGTCGCCTACGGGATCGCCTCCGACATCGCCGTCAACACCTCGGGTGTCGCCTCGGGTGCGGCCCGGCAGCTGCTGTGGTCGATGCTGGGCGCGGCCTCTCCGTGGGACTCGCACCGGTGGGAATCGGCGGCGCTGCGGGAGCTCGCCGCCGGACCGGACGTGCAGGAGGGCGTCGCGTCGTTCCTGGAACGCCGCCCGCCCCGGTTCGCCGCCCGGCTGGGCCCCGGCGGGGTCGCCGGGGTGCCGCGCTGGCCACAGCCGCCCGCCGACGTCGACCCGCCGCCCTGA
- a CDS encoding MaoC family dehydratase, with amino-acid sequence MVPTIVEGPEGARGLVGRHLGYSEWVEITQDQVDRFADATGDHQWIHVDVERAKRESPYGGPIAHGYLTLSLIPQLLPQILRIDGFRMGVNYGSERMRFPAPVPVGSRVRAGATMEAVTEVRGGIQTDLVVTVEVEGSEKPALVATIVFRRFV; translated from the coding sequence GTGGTTCCGACGATCGTCGAGGGCCCGGAAGGTGCGCGTGGTCTTGTCGGCCGGCACCTCGGATACAGCGAGTGGGTGGAGATCACCCAGGACCAGGTCGACCGGTTCGCGGACGCCACCGGCGACCACCAGTGGATCCACGTCGACGTGGAGCGGGCGAAGCGGGAGAGCCCGTACGGCGGCCCGATCGCCCACGGGTACCTGACGCTGTCGCTGATCCCGCAGCTGCTGCCGCAGATCCTGCGGATCGACGGGTTCCGGATGGGGGTCAACTACGGCTCGGAGCGGATGCGTTTCCCCGCGCCGGTGCCCGTGGGCAGCCGGGTCCGGGCCGGCGCGACGATGGAGGCGGTGACGGAGGTGCGCGGCGGCATCCAGACCGACCTCGTCGTCACCGTGGAGGTCGAGGGCAGCGAGAAGCCCGCGCTGGTCGCCACCATCGTCTTCCGGCGATTCGTCTGA
- a CDS encoding class II aldolase/adducin family protein: MSVPEEPATSTREVVPGFADLLPPQRSSVEEERAYRKQSLADALRLLAMHGMNQGAAGHITVRDPGDPTMFWVNPLLKNFALMTPEDLLLVNEKGEVVEGSGPLNRAAFAIHSRIHRARPDVHAAAHCHSAYGEAWSTQRRLLTALSQDSCAFFECHGLYDDYTGVVLDLGEGDRIAAALGSGKAVILRNHGLLTVGRSVEEAAWWLIAMEQACQVQLLAEAAGKAWAIDDDMARLTAGQVGDPAAGELQFAHALQVLPPLPPRKA; this comes from the coding sequence ATGTCAGTTCCCGAGGAACCGGCCACGAGCACCCGGGAGGTCGTGCCGGGATTCGCCGATCTGCTTCCACCGCAACGGTCCTCCGTCGAGGAGGAGCGCGCCTACCGCAAGCAGAGCCTGGCCGATGCGCTCCGGTTGCTCGCGATGCACGGGATGAACCAGGGGGCCGCCGGCCACATCACCGTGCGGGACCCGGGCGATCCGACCATGTTCTGGGTCAATCCGCTGTTGAAGAACTTCGCGCTGATGACTCCCGAGGACCTGCTGCTGGTCAACGAGAAGGGCGAGGTGGTCGAAGGATCCGGCCCGCTCAACCGGGCGGCCTTCGCGATCCACTCGCGCATCCATCGCGCCCGCCCCGATGTCCACGCCGCCGCGCACTGCCATTCGGCCTACGGCGAGGCGTGGTCCACGCAGCGGCGACTGCTGACGGCGCTCAGCCAGGACAGCTGCGCCTTCTTCGAGTGCCACGGTCTGTACGACGACTACACCGGTGTGGTCCTTGATCTCGGGGAGGGTGACCGGATCGCGGCCGCGCTCGGGAGCGGCAAGGCGGTGATCCTCCGCAACCACGGGCTGCTGACCGTCGGCCGGTCCGTCGAGGAGGCCGCCTGGTGGCTGATCGCGATGGAGCAGGCCTGCCAGGTCCAGCTGCTCGCCGAGGCCGCCGGCAAGGCCTGGGCCATCGACGACGACATGGCCCGGCTCACCGCCGGTCAGGTCGGGGACCCGGCGGCGGGTGAGTTGCAGTTCGCCCATGCGCTCCAGGTCCTGCCGCCGTTGCCGCCCCGGAAGGCTTGA
- a CDS encoding TauD/TfdA family dioxygenase yields MTGPTVLQADLGPGVTTLLRPGDDGLPLFVLAQDDDLRSSAVAAQQWLQSHRATLDELLVEHGALVFRDFAIGDSKDFRAFVADYGFADLTYTAGASKRAAIDADVYEATALPPDVIIPLHQEMAYLSRWPGRLAFFSNLPAEEGGETIIGDMRKISAELPAELVEAVREHGILYRRNFRAPSDSWEHHPTLDAIHKPWPDAFGTDDPAHIEQFCKDMNLALTWEPDGSLTTEFLAPGFIEYPTLDAPLWFNQLHAQSMTLRTYGATNLALFFEYYPRDRVRPYETLLGNRSQISARQIDAIYDVLDRHTVAFPWQRGDVMVVDNIITMHGRNPFRGKRDTQVALLN; encoded by the coding sequence ATGACCGGACCGACAGTCCTGCAAGCAGATCTGGGACCGGGGGTGACCACGCTGCTGCGACCCGGGGACGACGGACTCCCACTGTTCGTCCTGGCACAGGACGACGACCTGCGGTCGTCGGCCGTTGCCGCGCAGCAGTGGTTGCAGTCCCACCGGGCCACCCTCGACGAGCTCCTCGTCGAGCACGGCGCGCTGGTCTTCCGCGACTTCGCGATCGGCGACTCGAAGGACTTCCGGGCCTTCGTCGCGGACTACGGCTTCGCCGATCTGACCTACACGGCGGGGGCCTCCAAGCGCGCGGCGATCGACGCCGACGTCTACGAGGCGACCGCACTGCCACCGGATGTCATCATCCCGCTGCACCAGGAGATGGCCTACCTCTCCCGCTGGCCCGGCCGGCTCGCCTTCTTCAGCAACCTGCCCGCGGAGGAAGGCGGGGAGACCATCATCGGTGACATGCGGAAGATCTCCGCAGAGCTGCCGGCCGAGCTCGTGGAGGCGGTCCGCGAGCACGGCATCCTCTACCGGCGCAACTTCCGCGCACCCAGCGACTCCTGGGAGCACCACCCGACTCTCGACGCGATCCACAAGCCCTGGCCGGATGCCTTCGGTACGGACGACCCGGCGCACATCGAGCAGTTCTGCAAGGACATGAACCTCGCTCTGACGTGGGAGCCTGACGGCAGCCTGACCACCGAGTTCCTGGCGCCGGGCTTCATCGAGTACCCGACCCTGGACGCACCGCTCTGGTTCAACCAGCTGCATGCCCAGTCGATGACCCTGCGGACGTACGGCGCCACCAACCTCGCGCTCTTCTTCGAGTACTACCCGCGGGACCGGGTCCGGCCCTACGAGACGCTGCTGGGCAACCGCTCCCAGATCTCCGCGCGCCAGATCGACGCCATCTACGACGTCCTCGACCGGCACACCGTGGCCTTCCCCTGGCAGCGCGGCGATGTCATGGTGGTGGACAACATCATCACCATGCACGGCCGCAACCCGTTCCGCGGCAAGCGGGACACCCAGGTCGCCCTGCTCAACTGA
- a CDS encoding MaoC family dehydratase: MTLDMAQLRAGVGTLVGTSGWRTISQDLIDAFAEVSGDHNWIHVDPVRAAADGPCDRPIAHGLLTVTLVPRFVAEVIDVTVLTRRSVNYGLDRVRFITPVPAGSRIRGHVTVQELQELSPGMSYRVTFSVVVELEGAGKPACVATLISQLSN; encoded by the coding sequence ATGACCCTGGACATGGCACAGCTGCGCGCCGGCGTCGGCACGCTGGTCGGCACCAGCGGGTGGCGGACGATCTCGCAGGACCTGATCGACGCCTTCGCCGAGGTGAGCGGGGACCACAACTGGATCCACGTCGACCCGGTGCGGGCCGCCGCGGACGGGCCGTGCGACCGGCCGATCGCCCACGGCCTGCTGACCGTGACGCTGGTCCCCCGGTTCGTCGCCGAGGTGATCGATGTGACGGTGCTGACCCGGCGGTCGGTGAACTACGGCCTGGACCGGGTCCGGTTCATCACCCCGGTGCCGGCCGGGTCGCGGATCCGCGGCCATGTGACTGTCCAAGAACTGCAGGAGCTCTCGCCCGGCATGAGCTACCGGGTGACCTTTTCGGTCGTGGTCGAGCTCGAGGGCGCCGGGAAGCCGGCCTGTGTCGCGACCCTCATCTCGCAGCTGTCCAACTGA
- a CDS encoding SDR family NAD(P)-dependent oxidoreductase: protein MTDSGADGAPAGGWVAGRRLAGKRIAISGSSRGLGRSFAMALAAEGAAVVVNGTDQVAVDGVVAEIRAAGGTAVAVTGSVADDAVAERIVAACVGEFGGIDVAITNAAVARDRTLLKATVEEFDESIAVNLRGTWSVCRHAARAMVDRGGHLLLVPSAAALTGSYGQSSYVASKGGVFALMYTLNEELARYGIRVNAFGPTAATGMTAGRIAVIEARARSEGRRAPEPRDLGFGSPDEVAPAVVYLCSDRARALTGQFVRFNGRRLALWRHAGESVVIDRERWDADLIADNFPARQEPVWRLTPGAAVSVADALGPVAGESHPA, encoded by the coding sequence GTGACGGACAGCGGGGCGGACGGTGCGCCGGCCGGCGGGTGGGTCGCCGGCCGGCGGCTCGCCGGCAAGCGGATCGCCATCTCCGGGTCGTCCCGTGGCCTCGGCCGGTCGTTCGCCATGGCGTTGGCGGCCGAGGGTGCTGCGGTGGTGGTGAACGGCACCGACCAGGTCGCCGTCGACGGCGTCGTCGCCGAGATCCGTGCGGCCGGCGGCACTGCCGTGGCGGTGACGGGGTCGGTGGCCGACGACGCGGTCGCCGAGCGGATCGTCGCGGCCTGCGTCGGCGAGTTCGGCGGCATCGACGTCGCGATCACCAACGCCGCGGTGGCCCGGGACCGCACGCTGCTGAAGGCCACGGTCGAGGAGTTCGACGAGAGCATCGCGGTGAACCTGCGCGGGACCTGGTCGGTGTGCCGCCACGCCGCCCGCGCCATGGTGGACCGCGGCGGTCACCTGCTGCTGGTCCCGTCGGCGGCCGCGCTGACCGGCAGCTACGGCCAGTCGTCGTACGTCGCCTCCAAGGGCGGCGTGTTCGCCCTGATGTACACGCTGAACGAGGAACTCGCCCGCTACGGGATCCGGGTGAACGCCTTCGGCCCCACGGCGGCGACAGGGATGACCGCCGGCCGGATCGCGGTCATCGAGGCACGGGCACGGTCCGAGGGACGTCGCGCCCCGGAGCCGCGGGACCTCGGGTTCGGGTCCCCGGACGAGGTCGCCCCGGCGGTGGTGTACCTGTGCAGCGACCGGGCACGCGCGCTGACCGGACAGTTCGTCCGGTTCAACGGTCGTCGACTGGCCCTGTGGCGGCACGCGGGGGAGTCGGTGGTCATCGACCGTGAGCGGTGGGACGCCGATCTGATCGCCGACAACTTCCCGGCCCGGCAGGAACCGGTGTGGCGGCTGACGCCCGGGGCCGCGGTGTCCGTGGCCGATGCCCTCGGACCGGTGGCAGGAGAGTCCCACCCGGCCTGA
- a CDS encoding enoyl-CoA hydratase-related protein, which yields MSTAGSPPAESPPAGPDVLLDVTDGVAVITLNRPARGNAVTAAMGARYIDVLAEVEADTAVRAVVVTGSGSAFCAGADLTAVQGLADGEGAGAGSRVDAASLVGSYLRPLLIPKPFVAAMNGACAGVGLAVAMACDIRICAEKATITSSFARLGLVAEFGLSWILPRIVGVSAATDVLLSGRRFKGDEARSMGLVNEVRPQEDVLARAVEYARDLAANCSPASMALIKGQIHGDLDSSLEDSYLGAVGMMKESFGRPDLAEGVAAFKERRAPRFAALTADVVERAQSLRAAGSR from the coding sequence ATGAGCACTGCCGGGTCACCGCCGGCCGAGTCCCCGCCCGCCGGGCCGGACGTCCTGCTGGACGTCACCGACGGCGTCGCCGTGATCACCCTGAACCGGCCGGCCCGGGGCAACGCGGTCACCGCGGCCATGGGCGCGCGCTACATCGACGTGCTGGCCGAGGTGGAGGCCGACACCGCGGTGCGGGCCGTCGTGGTCACCGGATCCGGATCGGCGTTCTGCGCCGGCGCCGACCTGACAGCGGTCCAGGGGCTCGCCGACGGCGAGGGGGCCGGCGCGGGTTCGAGGGTGGACGCCGCCAGCCTGGTCGGGTCCTACCTCCGGCCGCTGCTGATCCCGAAGCCGTTCGTCGCGGCGATGAACGGCGCCTGCGCCGGTGTCGGGCTGGCCGTCGCCATGGCCTGCGACATCCGCATCTGTGCCGAGAAGGCCACCATCACCTCGTCCTTCGCCCGGCTGGGCCTGGTGGCCGAGTTCGGGTTGTCGTGGATCCTGCCGCGGATCGTCGGGGTCTCCGCGGCGACGGACGTCCTGCTCTCCGGCCGCCGGTTCAAGGGTGACGAGGCGCGCTCGATGGGTCTGGTGAACGAGGTCCGGCCGCAGGAGGACGTGCTGGCGCGCGCCGTCGAGTACGCCCGCGACCTCGCCGCGAACTGCTCGCCGGCGTCCATGGCCCTGATCAAGGGCCAGATCCACGGGGACCTCGACTCCTCGCTCGAGGACAGCTATCTCGGCGCCGTCGGCATGATGAAGGAGTCCTTCGGCAGGCCGGATCTCGCCGAGGGCGTGGCCGCGTTCAAGGAGCGCCGGGCGCCCCGGTTCGCGGCGCTGACCGCCGACGTGGTGGAGCGCGCACAGTCGTTGCGGGCCGCGGGATCCCGGTGA
- a CDS encoding thiamine pyrophosphate-binding protein — MTTLTGATVLVRQLLAEGVEHVFGNPGTTEQAFVREVARTPELTYVLGLQESIAAGAADGYARAAGRPAFLQLHAAAGVGNALGMLYSAQVGRAPMVVYCGEPATTLSELEPILYGRPASMAKEFVKCAVRVDDVAQLATLTRRAFKIAAEAPTGVVMLSVPQNVLDDTVEIDDEAGFFASSRIDVRTVPAAEVVEDLAWRLLTAQRPVLLCGDGVARSGAADAVVALAEQIGAPIFDVSSSELTVPSTTPLFQGGLNMLSDRSITRDLDPFDVLVGLGASFFPLINVSGAALIRSDQQFVQIDPDGWELGKNRPADRLIRADIPGTLRLIGAAIDRVAGPDFGTTAAARTADVVSARQERDKRFVAALEGRGARGAGMTPLELASVLAEVLPPEVILVDESVSMTGTVQQVVPRTIPGSVLRARGGGLGQGMPTAIGAHLGSGGRRVVAVVGDGASMYTVQSLWTAARHGVPVVFVICNNGSYHILKKNMQYYQNGAPAEETLPYDLMPAIDMVALAAGFGVEGEVVDSADALRKSLGAALERPGPSLIDARVSTPE; from the coding sequence GCCTTCGTCCGCGAGGTCGCCCGGACACCGGAGCTGACGTACGTGCTGGGTCTGCAGGAGTCGATCGCCGCCGGCGCGGCCGACGGGTACGCCCGGGCCGCGGGCCGCCCGGCGTTCCTGCAACTGCATGCCGCCGCCGGGGTGGGGAACGCGCTGGGCATGTTGTACTCCGCACAGGTCGGCCGGGCACCGATGGTGGTCTACTGCGGGGAACCCGCGACCACGCTGAGCGAGCTCGAGCCGATCCTGTACGGGCGGCCGGCGAGCATGGCGAAGGAGTTCGTGAAGTGCGCCGTGCGCGTCGACGACGTCGCCCAGCTGGCCACCCTGACCCGGCGGGCGTTCAAGATCGCGGCCGAGGCGCCGACAGGTGTGGTGATGCTGTCCGTCCCGCAGAACGTCCTGGACGACACCGTCGAGATCGACGACGAGGCAGGCTTCTTCGCGAGCTCGCGGATCGACGTCCGGACCGTCCCCGCCGCCGAGGTCGTGGAGGACCTGGCCTGGCGGCTGCTCACGGCGCAGCGCCCGGTGCTGCTCTGCGGTGACGGGGTCGCCCGGTCCGGGGCCGCGGACGCCGTCGTCGCCCTGGCCGAGCAGATCGGTGCGCCGATCTTCGACGTCAGCAGCTCGGAGCTCACCGTCCCGTCGACGACCCCGCTGTTCCAGGGCGGCCTCAACATGCTGTCCGACCGGAGCATCACCCGGGACCTGGATCCCTTCGACGTCCTCGTCGGTCTCGGCGCGAGCTTCTTCCCGCTGATCAACGTCAGCGGTGCCGCGCTGATCCGCAGCGACCAGCAGTTCGTCCAGATCGACCCGGACGGCTGGGAACTCGGGAAGAACCGCCCGGCGGACCGGCTGATCCGCGCGGACATCCCCGGCACGCTCCGGCTCATCGGCGCGGCGATCGACCGGGTCGCCGGCCCCGACTTCGGTACGACGGCGGCCGCGCGCACCGCCGATGTCGTCAGCGCCCGGCAGGAACGGGACAAGCGCTTCGTCGCCGCGCTGGAGGGCCGGGGCGCCCGGGGCGCAGGGATGACACCACTGGAACTGGCCTCGGTGCTGGCGGAGGTGCTGCCACCGGAGGTGATCCTGGTCGACGAGTCGGTGAGCATGACCGGCACCGTGCAGCAGGTGGTGCCGCGGACGATTCCCGGCAGCGTCCTGCGGGCCCGGGGCGGCGGTCTGGGCCAGGGGATGCCCACCGCCATCGGCGCGCACCTCGGTAGCGGCGGCCGGCGGGTGGTGGCCGTTGTCGGCGACGGGGCTTCGATGTACACCGTGCAGAGCCTGTGGACCGCGGCCCGGCACGGCGTGCCGGTGGTCTTCGTGATCTGCAACAACGGCAGCTACCACATCCTGAAGAAGAACATGCAGTACTACCAGAACGGTGCTCCGGCGGAGGAGACGTTGCCGTACGACCTCATGCCGGCGATCGACATGGTCGCGCTGGCGGCAGGTTTCGGTGTCGAGGGCGAGGTGGTCGACTCCGCCGACGCGCTCCGCAAGAGTCTCGGCGCCGCGCTCGAACGGCCGGGCCCGTCCCTCATCGATGCCCGCGTGAGCACCCCCGAATGA